The Symphalangus syndactylus isolate Jambi chromosome 11, NHGRI_mSymSyn1-v2.1_pri, whole genome shotgun sequence genome contains a region encoding:
- the CCL17 gene encoding C-C motif chemokine 17, whose translation MAPLKMLALVTLLLGASLQHIHAARGTNVGRECCLEYFKGAIPLRKLKTWYQTSEDCSRDAIVFVTVQDRAICSDPNNKRVKNAVKYLQSLNRF comes from the exons ATGGCCCCACTGAAGATGCTGGCCCTGGTCACCCTCCTCCTGGGGGCTTCTCTGCAGCACATCCATGCAG CTCGAGGGACCAATGTGGGCCGGGAGTGCTGCCTGGAGTACTTCAAGGGAGCCATTCCCCTTAGAAAGCTGAAGACATGGTACCAGACATCTGAGGACTGCTCCAGGGATGCCATCGT ttttgtaaCTGTCCAGGACAGGGCCATCTGTTCTGACCCCAACAACAAGAGAGTGAAGAATGCAGTTAAATACCTGCAAAGCCTTAACAGGTTTTGA